One region of Vitis vinifera cultivar Pinot Noir 40024 chromosome 1, ASM3070453v1 genomic DNA includes:
- the LOC100250924 gene encoding cytochrome P450 71B34: MALYSPSMWLHLLLLLLPLMYLIKRRIELKGQKKPLPPGPTKLPIIGNLHQLGTLPHYSWWQLSKKYGPIILLQLGVPTVVVSSAEAAREFLKTHDIDCCSRPPLVGLGKFSYNHQDIGFAPYGDYWREVRKICVHEVFSTKRLQSFQFIREEEVALLIDSIAESSSSGSPIDLTERLMSLTANIICRIAFGKSFQVSEFGDGRFQEVVREAMALLGGFTAADFFPYVGRIVDRLTGLHGRLERSFLEMDGFYQRVIEDHLNPGRVKEEHEDIIDVLLKIQRERSESGAVQFTKDSAKAILMDLFLAGVDTGAITLTWAMTELARNPRIMKKAQVEVRNSIGNKGKVTEGDVDQLHYLKMVVKETLRLHPPVPLLLPRETMSHFEINGYHIYPKTQVQVNVWAIGRDPNLWKNPEEFLPERFMDNSVDFRGQHFELLPFGAGRRICPGMYMVIATVELALANLLYRFNWNLPNGMREADINMEEAAGLTVRKKFALNLVPILHHC; this comes from the exons ATGGCACTCTATTCCCCATCGATGTGGCTTCATCTGCTTCTGCTGCTTCTCCCTCTTATGTATCTCATAAAACGGAGAATAGAGTTGAAGGGGCAAAAGAAGCCGCTGCCGCCTGGCCCTACTAAGCTTCCCATTATAGGTAATTTGCACCAACTTGGTACGTTGCCTCACTACTCTTGGTGGCAACTATCTAAGAAATATGGCCCCATCATACTCCTTCAGCTCGGTGTCCCTACCGTCGTAGTCTCCTCTGCGGAAGCTGCAAGGGAATTCTTGAAAACTCATGATATTGATTGTTGCAGTCGACCTCCCTTAGTTGGACTTGGAAAATTCTCATACAATCACCAAGACATAGGTTTTGCGCCATACGGCGATTACTGGAGGGAGGTACGCAAGATCTGTGTTCATGAGGTGTTTAGCACAAAAAGGCTGCAGTCGTTTCAGTTCATCAGAGAAGAGGAGGTCGCTTTGCTGATTGATTCAATTGCGGAATCATCTTCTTCTGGAAGTCCTATTGATCTTACCGAGAGGTTAATGTCTCTCACTGCAAATATAATTTGCAGGATTGCATTCGGAAAGAGTTTTCAAGTGAGTGAGTTTGGTGACGGAAGATTTCAAGAAGTGGTTCGTGAAGCCATGGCTTTGTTGGGCGGGTTCACTGCAGCCGATTTCTTTCCGTACGTGGGTCGGATTGTGGATAGACTCACTGGTCTTCATGGAAGGCTTGAGAGGAGTTTCCTTGAAATGGACGGTTTCTACCAACGGGTGATTGAGGACCATCTCAACCCAGGAAGGGTGAAAGAGGAGCATGAAGACATTATCGACGTGCTGCTGAAAATACAGAGGGAACGGTCTGAATCCGGTGCTGTACAGTTTACTAAAGATAGTGCAAAAGCAATCCTCATG GATTTATTCTTGGCTGGAGTGGACACTGGTGCAATCACCCTAACTTGGGCAATGACCGAGCTTGCTAGGAACCCAAGAATAATGAAAAAAGCCCAGGTTGAAGTTAGAAACTCCATTGGAAATAAAGGAAAAGTCACGGAGGGTGATGTCGATCAGCTTCACTACCTCAAGATGGTGGTCAAAGAAACTTTGAGACTACATCCTCCCGTCCCACTTCTACTTCCAAGAGAAACCATGTCACATTTTGAGATAAACGGATACCACATTTACCCGAAAACCCAAGTCCAAGTAAACGTTTGGGCTATTGGGCGAGACCCCAACCTCTGGAAGAACCCAGAGGAGTTTCTGCCCGAGAGGTTTATGGACAACTCTGTAGATTTTAGAGGACAACATTTTGAGCTACTGCCTTTCGGAGCGGGTAGAAGAATTTGCCCGGGTATGTATATGGTGATTGCAACAGTGGAGCTCGCACTTGCCAATCTTTTATATCGTTTCAATTGGAACTTGCCGAATGGGATGAGGGAGGCAGATATTAACATGGAAGAAGCAGCAGGTCTTACTGTCCGTAAGAAGTTCGCTCTGAACCTTGTGCCAATTCTCCATCACTGTTAA
- the LOC100245779 gene encoding cytochrome P450 71B34-like, whose product MELYSPSMWLHLLLLLLPLMFLIKRKIELTGQKKPLPPGPTKLPIIGNLHQLGALPHYSLWQLSKKYGSIMLLQLGVPTVVVSSAEAAREFLKTHDIDCCSRPPLVGLGKFSYNHRDISFAPYGDYWREVRKICVLEVFSTKRVQSFQFIREEEVALLIDSIVQSSSSGSPIDLTERLMSLTANIICRIAFGKSFQASEFGDGRFQEVVHEAMALLGGLTAADFFPYVGRIVDRLTGLHGRLERSFHEMDGFYQQVIEDHLNPGRVKEEHEDIIDVLLRIEREQSESSALQFTKDNAKAIVMDLFLAGVDTGAITVSWAMTELARNPRIMKKAQAEVRNSIGNKGKVTEGDVDQLHYLKMVVKETLRLHPPAPLLLPRETMSHFEINGYHFYPKTQVHVNVWAIGRDPNLWKNPEEFLPERFMDNSVDFRGQHFELLPFGAGRRICPGMYMAIATVELALANLLYRFNWNLPNGMKETDISMEEAAGLTVRKKFALNLVPILHHC is encoded by the exons ATGGAGCTCTATTCCCCATCAATGTGGCTTCATCTGCTTCTGCTACTTCTCCCTCTAATGTTTCTCATAAAACGGAAAATAGAGTTGACGGGGCAAAAGAAGCCGCTGCCTCCTGGCCCTACTAAGCTTCCCATTATAGGTAATTTGCACCAACTTGGTGCGTTGCCTCACTACTCTTTATGGCAACTATCTAAGAAATATGGCTCCATCATGCTCCTTCAGCTCGGTGTCCCTACCGTCGTAGTCTCCTCTGCGGAAGCTGCAAGGGAATTCTTGAAAACTCATGATATTGATTGTTGCAGTCGACCTCCCTTAGTTGGACTTGGAAAATTCTCATACAATCACCGAGACATATCTTTTGCGCCATACGGCGACTACTGGAGGGAGGTACGCAAGATCTGTGTTCTCGAGGTGTTTAGCACAAAAAGGGTGCAGTCGTTTCAGTTCATCAGAGAAGAGGAGGTCGCTTTGCTGATTGATTCAATTGTGCAATCGTCTTCTTCTGGAAGTCCTATTGATCTTACCGAGAGGCTAATGTCTCTCACAGCAAATATAATTTGTAGGATTGCATTCGGAAAGAGTTTTCAAGCGAGTGAGTTTGGTGACGGAAGATTTCAAGAAGTGGTTCATGAAGCCATGGCTTTGTTGGGCGGGCTCACTGCAGCCGATTTCTTTCCGTACGTGGGTCGGATTGTGGATAGACTCACTGGTCTTCATGGAAGGCTTGAGAGGAGTTTCCATGAAATGGACGGCTTCTACCAACAGGTGATCGAAGACCATCTCAACCCAGGAAGGGTGAAAGAGGAGCATGAAGACATCATCGACGTGCTGCTGAGAATAGAGAGGGAACAATCTGAATCCAGTGCCCTACAGTTTACTAAAGATAACGCGAAAGCAATCGTTATG GATTTATTCTTGGCTGGAGTGGACACTGGTGCAATCACCGTATCTTGGGCAATGACCGAGCTTGCTAGGAACCCAAGAATAATGAAAAAAGCCCAGGCTGAAGTTAGAAACTCCATTGGAAATAAAGGAAAAGTCACGGAGGGTGATGTCGATCAGCTTCACTACCTCAAGATGGTGGTCAAAGAAACTTTGAGACTGCATCCTCCCGCCCCACTTCTACTTCCAAGAGAAACCATGTCACATTTTGAGATAAACGGATACCACTTTTACCCGAAAACCCAAGTCCACGTAAACGTTTGGGCAATTGGGCGAGACCCCAACCTCTGGAAGAACCCAGAGGAGTTTTTGCCCGAGAGGTTTATGGACAACTCTGTAGATTTTAGAGGACAACATTTTGAGCTACTGCCTTTCGGAGCGGGAAGAAGAATTTGCCCGGGTATGTATATGGCGATTGCAACAGTGGAGCTCGCACTTGCTAATCTTTTATATCGTTTCAATTGGAACTTGCCGAATGGGATGAAGGAGACAGATATTAGCATGGAAGAAGCAGCAGGCCTTACTGTCCGTAAGAAGTTTGCTCTTAACCTTGTGCCAATTCTCCATCACTgttaa
- the LOC132254252 gene encoding uncharacterized protein LOC132254252, producing the protein MDVIDQKVLKGKIETMNEMRLFRDRLGSFGRDLAYSSREVLQPDEWWRLHGYSAPHLQKLAIQILSQTASSSGCERNWSVFERIHTKRRNRLEHQRLNDLVYVHYNLRLKNRFYNKKRIYDPIDYACIDETDFWVVDDDQPAELDVEELENLLYEEGSIPINEVEGSSSHIG; encoded by the exons ATGGATGTTATTGATCAAAAAGTTTTGAAAGGCAAGATTGAAACAATGAATGAAATGAGGTTATTTCGTGATCGATTGGGAAGTTTTGGGAGAGACCTTGCTTATTCTTCACGTGAAGTACTTCAACCtg ATGAATGGTGGAGGCTACATGGATATAGTGCACCACATTTACAAAAGTTGGCCATTCAAATATTGAGCCAAACCGCATCGTCTTCTGGATGTGAGAGGAATTGGAGTGTCTTTGAACGTATACATACCAAAAGAAGGAATAGATTGGAACATCAAAGGCTTAATGATCTTGTATACGTTCATTACAATTTGCGGCTAAAAAATcg gttttataacaagaaaagaatctatgatcccattgactatgcatgcattgatgAGACCGATTTTTGGGTAGTTGATGACGATCAGCCAGCAGAGCTAGAtgttgaagaattggaaaatcttctatatgaagaagggtcaattccaataaatgaagtggaaggttcaagttctcacattggttag
- the LOC104879551 gene encoding uncharacterized protein LOC104879551 yields the protein MASNLTPSSGQDSTTHSQSSRSKTDPAWEHVSEERYGNGRRALICLYCKKITKGGGIHRMKLHLAGVKGDIGPCKSVPPDVRFRMENSLQEFVNAKKATKEADEYRNPYGPNVSQFEGDMAKGEEEVQEMQSPMAASSGKRKKSTVDKYFAPRNTQGAQPSMRSVLAGKEATWRADMAVGRFFYDACIPTNAVNSFYFKPMLDAISAIGPGYKGPNYYQLRINLLKDAKKEVQLLVDSYRAIWAKVGCTIMGDGWTDNRQRTLINFLVYCPEGISFVKSVDVSDIVKDATNLFQLFDEVIEWVGPLNVVHVVTDNAANYVAAGRLISQKHKHINWSPCAAHCLNLIFKDIGKMDHVAELVRRASKVTIFVYNHVALLSWLRKREGWTKILRPGATRFATTFIALKSLHDHKHDLQALVTSKFFVDSRYSKDYKSQVAVSIILDNRFWNDCLIVVNLMSPLMRLLRIVDCDERPSMGYVYEGMYRVRLGIKKLFNYSERLYKPYTEIIKQRKLL from the exons atggcatcaaaCTTGACTCCATCCTCTGGTCAAGATTCAACTACCCATTCTCAATCAAGTAGAAGTAAGACCGATCCTGCATGGGAGCATGTTTCTGAAGAAAGATATGGAAATGGAAGGAGAgctcttatttgtttgtattgtaaAAAGATTACAAAAGGTGGAGGTATTCATAGAATGAAACTACATCTTGCTGGAGTGAAAGGAGATATTGGTCCATGTAAATCGGTTCCACCTGATGTCAGATTTCGCATGGAAAATTCTTTGCAAGAGTTTGTGAATGCTAAGAAAGCAACCAAAGAAGCAGATGAATATAGAAATCCTTATGGTCCTAATGTGTCACAATTTGAAGGGGATATGGCAAAAGGTGAAGAAGAGGTTCAAGAAATGCAAAGTCCTATGGCAGCTAGtagtggaaaaaggaaaaaatcaacaGTGGATAAGTATTTTGCACCAAGAAATACACAAGGAGCTCAACCTTCCATGAGGAGTGTGCTAGCTGGGAAAGAAGCTACTTGGAGAGCGGATATGGCGGTTGGGAGATTCTTTTATGATGCATGCATTCCTACTAATGCTGTGAATTCCTTCTACTTCAAGCCAATGTTGGATGCTATATCTGCAATTGGTCCTGGATATAAGGGTCCAAATTACTATCAGTTGCGGATTAATCTTTTAAAGGATGCTAAGAAGGAAGTTCAGTTACTTGTGGACTCTTATCGTGCAATTTGGGCAAAAGTTGGGTGTACAATAATGGGTGATGGTTGGACAGATAACAGACAAAGAACACTCATCAACTTCCTTGTATATTGTCCTGAAGGAATATCGTTTGTGAAATCTGTTGATGTTTCGGACATTGTCAAGGATGCAACTAATTTGTTTCAGTTATTTGATGAGGTGATTGAATGGGTGGGTCCACTCAATGTAGTTCATGTAGTGACTGATAATGCAGCAAATTATGTGGCCGCGGGGAGATTGATTTCTCAGAAGCATAAACACATTAATTGGTCACCTTGTGCAGCTCATTGtcttaatttgatctttaaggATATTGGTAAGATGGACCATGTTGCTGAACTTGTAAGACGTGCATCAAAGGTGACAATTTTTGTGTATAATCATGTTGCTTTGTTAAGTTGGTTGAGAAAAAGGGAAGGATGGACAAAGATTCTGCGACCTGGTGCAACTCGCTTTGCTACTACTTTCATTGCACTCAAGAGTCTTCATGATCACAAACATGATTTGCAAGCTTTGGTGACTAGTAAGTTCTTTGTGGACTCTAGATATTCAAAGGATTATAAAAGCCAAGTTGCAGTTTCCATCATCTTGGATAATAGATTTtggaatgattgtttgattgttgtgaaTCTTATGTCTCCACTAATGCGTTTATTGCGTATTGTTGATTGTGATGAGAGGCCTTCGATGGGATATGTGTATGAAGGCATGTATAGGGTTCGTTTGGGCATTAAGAAATTGTTTAACTACAGCGAAAGACTATACAAGCCTTATACAGAGATCATAAAGCAAC gaaaacttttgtaa